Below is a genomic region from Anoplolepis gracilipes chromosome 1, ASM4749672v1, whole genome shotgun sequence.
ATTTGAAGTTTGAAACGATTTTTCAAAGCTCTGCTTGGTGAAGACCAGTGCTCATATCTTGTAACGTCTTTGGTAGCAACACTCGTATTgtactctttttatttctagcCAATTCCCATAAACAACAGCGAACGAAAATTACAATACAAATCACGCGAATACACCTGCTAGGTAGCTTCAGCTTTATGCGCTGATTCAATTATTTCCTTCAAACATCGTCCAAATTCCTCGATAATCAGACGCTGCGACGTCTCATCGTCAATCATATTACGTTCTGCTTCATCTGCTTGTGCCATTAAACATTGGCATGTTATTTCTACTACCTTCTCTGTCAAAAAGTTAAATGGTTGCCTGTAACAAgcaagaaatatacatacatataaaaaaaatacaaagaagaATTGTTAAACAAgtgtatgttttaataaattttattttattattcgaataatttatttattcatttcctAACTGCTCACATATTGCAATCATAGTGGATAGTATCAGAagcaaaaaaatcaaataatttttccttaaCACTACATatcggaattaatttttttactttatctttttatattttttactactttatttacatttttttagttgaAATTCGATTCTTTTGGAATAACAATATTAGTTTCAATTGACCAAAGATaagatagtaataataaatattgaccaAACATTATAAGATCTGTTTTTATtgcaatagaaattatatgcaaaatttatttatttattaatgaataagGGAGAATCCACATCTTGGCAGAAAAGCAGAAGCTAATCAAAACCCGGGTTGGAAAACTTTTCCGTTGTACTGCTTACTTCCAGCACGAGTTCCGATTGGTTTCTGCTTTTCCACCAAGGTACATCTAATGGcctaataattaattcgacatattttgttcaaattttttaaagttataaaatttataaagagataGAGTCTCACACTCATAACACAAACCTTGTACCCGTATTGGATACTGCTGGAGGTCTAAAAGCCATTTCCGACAATTGTAGCTGTGCTTTGTTTAAACTAAGCTGAGTCGTTCTGACTTCGGTCGTTTCTGTTAGatctttcaaagattttttttccaatattggATCTTCGATATTGCGACAGCCTATACATTTACAATTACCAGAACATGGAATTTTTGCCtaaaagcaagaaaaaaatacaatttgactttttcttatatatatgtataaacagaTACAGAGTTACtcaaaactatattaaatattatcattggTACTCTTATTAAATAAGCTAAATAATACTCTTATTGAATTACTGagcatacattatttatacattaatttgaaagaaaatgtaaaaatgtacttaaaaaaataaaataaaataaataactatgtatttaactataaattttGTGATTAACTATGAATTTCGTCAAGCTATCTACATTGatagattagaaaaaaagggtataaacatataattgttCAACAAATTGgacaatatgttaaaaatacctCATAACACtcgcaataatttttaagacaaCCACTACGTTTGCAATTGCAGCCTTTGTTGTGTCTTCTTATATCGTCACCAGTCTCACGACCTTTACCAATTTTAGGGCGGAAAGCGTTAGGATTGCGTTCTAGGCAGGATTTAATCGCGCGCTGTCTCTCCTCCTCGTTACCAAGATTGTTTGAGCAATTGTTGCAGTTACACATGTGACAAAACTCGCCATTCGCAAAACAATCACAATAACTGCAACAGAGATTATTCGCGCCGATTTTActcaaacataaattatatttatgggTTAAAAACATAAAGGGATTgcaattaattctattaaaagtAATCTGGtagatgtattatttttcaataattttgtaagtaTAATtacttcatttaatattttgttttaattttcccataaagaataataatatatatttaacgaatatttttttagaaagatgCTTTAAccgtcatatatcatatactgTCATATACTGATAAcaaaagaaagtaataaaatccAAAGCCtactatataaaagatatttatgaatatagcCAAGCAAAAAacctgtttaataaaaaatttatatacaacaaaaaatcattttcaacaAAAGTTATTGACTCAAAGGAGGATATACTGATAGATTAATTTGATCTTGGATAGTTTTCAAAATCATATAAAGATCATcttcaatttctttaaattcactcaaattaaaaaaaaaaaaaataaaaaaatcgattgtaaagaaaatcaatgacctttaaaatgatataccACTTGACCTCTATTGCcatttaagatttttgaaGGGGTAGCTGCGGAGACGATGAAACCGTTGCATTTGTTGTATTTATACGTCCCCcttgaaaacaaaattaatgtcTTTCGCAAAAATTAATCGGTCAAAAAATAAACAGGGTAGAAGCTTTTCAAATGaataccctgtatatgtatgcacAATAGAAGTATAAATTCGAATATGCGACCACGCGCTGCAAGTAATGCTTATGCTTGGCGGTATTGTAACTTTTAAGccttataatttgaaaatacttaataaaaaaatattttatcatgttttaAAAAGTTCTCAAGGTAagctaaaaagaaaatataatgaaaaatgtggatttctatttaagaaattgaaggtgACTTTTATGTGATCTTTAAAGGACTATCCAAATCAAACTAATGGCATCTTCTTTGAACtaaacaacttttgtttgaaacgTTTTTCcatatcttctatatttttcgagatatttgccTGGGAAAATTAAAccgtaaaagaaattaatcgatttgagaaaatatacaattttgatttacataaaattttaaacactgTAGAAATTTTCATGCTCCAAGAAAATACTTACAGCTTAAGACATTGTGATTTAGTGCAATTGCATGGTTTTCTTGGCCTGATACCATTCGGCTCGACAGGATTGTAAGTCCCTCTTTGAGAATTCTTTCCATCAATCACGCACAAAGTCGCTGTAGAACTTTGTGAACTTCCTAGAAGACCAGGCGTCGCTTGGGACTTTAATTTTCCGTCATCTGTTGACTGCTTTGACAgaagatagaaatatattttgtacatacatagatatgaacttttagaaaattttataatcagaaAGATGTGTGCACAcacatgaaataatataaatttataaataattaatgacaattttatttaattgctaAACATTTTATCACTTACGAACAAAGACTTTATATTGActgaatatttctaaaaacttCTCTACAGTATTTGCTGAAAAacattctataattaaaaaaaattatatttaaaactaaaataatttgcaataaaataatattgaattatttatgtttaaagtttttaaaattttctcacaCAAAGTATCATCTGTGAGTTAgctatattttgtataaagatagaaaaattgaattaaagatttctctctaatttagaatttcttattttacttttaaaatagtaCTATCAATTTCAATACTTGGATGtgattatatagaattatttgaacaagttttatacaaatgtaatatcacagaagttttaattaatgtatttggtataaaaaaataactattccCTATTAAGTAGTGTTCGCAATAATTCCTTATCAGCATTCTCGTCTTACAAAagcaaattaaataacaaagaaTACAAACGGTTTGAACCTGTTGCTGAATATATTGAGCAGGAAGAACAACAATGTTCCCAACGCTTGGATTAGTCGATAGAACTGCCTGTCCCGACGCTAATTGACTCAATGCTGATGCAGGAATTGCTACCGCATTCTTCGACTGATTGCCAACAgctgcagcagcagcagccgcAGGTATGAGCAATTTTTGACTACCACTTGTTAATGTTGCTTTCGGTGCGACGGTTCTTAAAGATTGATTGCCTGTATTTAACGGCACAACCTagataaagatagaaaaaaaccttttgcaatatacattttgaatACATCACATAGCACTTTACAATGCGTGTGTTatctcattttaatattaattagaatttttaaaatttattatacaccatgaaacataaaacaaaaataaaacattcttagttttaaagaaatttgtttcttttaaaaatgatacggaaaataaaaatgtatatacataatgatTTTTTCTTCCAGTCTTTTCTGTTCAAAATTAATGTTGAGAGTTCTGGTATACCTTTACAATCTGCTGTTGACTTCCTACTTTCTGACTGATACCTACAGTCTGAAGAGTTGTAGCAGGTTTCGATTTGCTTACAGTAACGACATTGGTAGTTCCTGTTGAAGTACTGACTAATCTTACATATTGCACCTAAAAAGcaacgtaatataaatatgtatgatgCACACTCATGTATAAAATCACtatgaataaaatgaataaaatgtaaaataatatacttgttGTCTTCCAGGCATCTGAATTTGATGGACTTGATTTGATCCAGTTACAATGTTCTGGTTAGCAGGTATTCTAATTACTTGACCGCTTCCAAGTACAGTACCAGGTTTCAAAgaactctaaaaaaaaaatttcttcagtATTATTGCgatgatataaataacaaagtttataaattaataagttaaaattattggtTGTTgccaaaattaaaataatgatattaatgaaaggataaattttgatttgttttttataaaaatccaagtaaaattattaaggctaatataaattttttagacacGGATATCCAtgctacaaatatttttacagtatTGTTTAGCCTATTATTTAAAGCTTAGAGCTTCTTgcagttaattaataatacttgaCTAAAAAGGATCAAGATGAAAACTCTACTTCCATTTTATAGAgtattataatagtatatgtattttaaggATCTTGTAGTACAAATATCTACGATGTCTAACTCGTATCGCATATTGacaatagtaattattttaaatacgtttaagaaaaaaatacaatatctatttttaataaaattatctccaAAGTAAGCATGAAGaactgaaattaaatatattaattatatttctaaataatctttcaaCCTGTCTGATGATGACTTTCTGCGGACTTTGCTGCACGGTTGACTTGGATGAAATAAATGTAGATTGTTGATTCGAGGATTTAGCCTGAATATTCGTGATTGGTGCAGGTAAAATTTTCGTTGGTATTGATTTTGCGGTGGTAGGTACTATAGTCACTTTTGATTGTTGTGATGTCGAGGACTGTAGCAGCTTATTCAGTATCATACCCTTTGAAAAGATAAacgtaaatatttctatatatatataaaataacatgtatagcacaaaaatttataacacacCTGCTTCTGTGAGGATGATGGTAAAATATGTTGCACTTTATTGGTGGAAAGTATACCCATTTGTTGGGCCTGTGCTAACGTTATAGTTTTGGTTGGACTTGTTATACCATAACTAGAAGAGCTATTATTGAGGAATTTAATTCCTGAACTCGGCTGATTTTCACTTTGAGAACTCGTAATGAGAACTTGATGAGTACCGGGTTGTGGTTGATTTCCTGTCAATATCATCTTTGTATATATCtgcaaaatttaacaaaagatttatcttcagattttacaaaagatattGGAAACATAATATCTATCTGAATCtaatacaatttcttttatttataaagattatacaaATTCTACATATCTTACATTACGTCCTTGTTGTTGGACATTCTGTGTTGCTCGTTTCAGTGTTGGCTGTGTTATCTTAAGATTTTGCATATTACTAATCGTGATGTTTCCTGAAGCACTGGTTGTCGCGATAGACTTAGCACTCTGAGTCGACCTTAATTGAACAACGCTTCCATCTGCGGATTTTCCGGTTATGAGAGTCTGAGCTAAGGACTGCAACTGTTCTGCCGAAGCTGTTGGTGGATGTGATATCTTCAATATCTGGCTGGTGCCTTGTCCGCTCGCAGGCGACACTATCATAATTGATTGGCTCTGTGTAGCTTGGACATTCGGTTTTACCTGAAGATAAGCTAACATAAGTAAAGCGTACGTCGTACTCATCTAGTAATACACTACGATGGCGAAAGTAATTACCTGGACGGCCGACGCGGGCACTCTTTGCAGAGTAGGCTTCGTTTGAAACACGATATTCTGGTTGCTCTGATTGGCCGTCGTGTAAATGTGTTCGGCCTGCACTTGCTCGGAGATTTCAGTCATCTCCACATCAGGTACTATCGTTTCAGTCTCAACGTTTCGCTCGATTACTATCCGGTCGTCGGCCGCTGTCATAACTTCTTCCGCGTTCATGCATTCGAGTTCCGCTTGAATATTTGCGAAGGCATCGAAATCATTCGATGTATACTGCTCGCTGTTGTGGGACAAGCTTAGTGCACTGAGATCATTATCTCCTAGTGTACGTGAATCCAAGGCTAAAGGCTCCACCAAGGCCCTTGCATTCTGCCCTTTATTAGTGGACATGACGATGACCcctgattaaaataatgaaaaaattaaaaatagttcaagtcaaatttggaaaattttacttaataacaCTAATTTTTTACTTGCGTCTTACAAAAATCATTGCAAATTATGGAAaacgctatatatataatatatattaaattaaacaagttagtttaataatacaaaagacatttcaacaaattaaaattattcttttcctagcaaaattttaatcaactaAATGACATTCAACAAAGTTGGATACATAGAATAtgaattagaataataaatttatttctctctaattttaaatatatattattgaagtattttataatatattgaaaataaagtggTATTAATGCGCAAAAATGATCActcttttacaataaatacaataaatacaataaaattaaaaaaataataaaaattcttttattattataaaataatgcaaatgtaaaaaatactgAATAGtactacaaaaaatataattaagttataattaaaaagtaatctcTCTGTGTGTACGCATACACATCTATACACAACTATAACAGCACAAatgatttgatataaaattaaaatatttatttattctttacacagaactttttctttataaataaatatttaacgtaaatattgaaaacatatatataatcaatataagtAGTTAAGTATATAAACGTTACTAGTGCACACAATCTCCATCGATAGTTCAAATCATTTACATTTCAATTCTTTCAACGCGGCTTTtgttgaaacaatttttaattatgaatttagagagaaaaaaaacgcaCTTAAACCTCGACAgtcatatttcaaaaaatcgcGGGAACAGACCGTTTGTCAATCTCGCTCGCTCGACAAGTGAGGCCCGAGGGGATGAGGTAGATTCGAACGACAGATTCGAATACGCCAAAAAAGACGACGTTTCGAAGCGCGAAGTCCCGCTGGAACATCAGCGCCATTTATAAGGCGGAACGCGCCATTTTTGCGGAGCGAATTTTCAAGCGCACTCGCGTGAATTCAACCATCGCGGATGTCAACTCGAGTAGCGCGAGCGAGAAATCGAGCCCCGACGCGGGTCCACGTCCAAGGACGGGCTCGGGAACGGTCCGGGGAGATCGGCGAGGGCGCGAAGCTGGAATAACAAACGCGAGACATAACCTCAAATCTCAAAGTTCGagttgagagagagagagagatcgagCGAATCGTCGCGCGGCAACTGGCCCCGTACGGAGGTCAGCGTACGGTCcgcggaaaaaaaaatccgCGGCCCGATCCCCACGTATGACCGGGTCCGGCGGGCCGACCGGGAGGAGAACCGTGGGTAGAGTCTCGTATTATTCGGCTGATCTGGCGTACGTACCTGCGCGTTCCTTCGATACCTCGAATTGTTCAAAATCACGCGCTCACCATTGCTGGCCCACAGTGCACCGCTGTCGCGTCTGAAAATTCCTCCGAGGAACACGACGAGCCTCCCACCGTGCGCAAGACGACGCGCGAGAGGGGGGATTCGCGTTAATCGAATGACGATACGGGTGTATTGTCGCGAACCTGACGCGATTTGTTGACGCACTTTGCAGATCGCGAGAGTGACATTTCTCGCGCTTACGCGGGCGAAGATTGAACGAGTCGGAGATTGAGCCCGACAATAAGATAGGAAACTCCTTTCGTGCTCTCGATGGATTACCGTGGCGCTATCCAGCGGAGAAACGGAAAACGAAAAGTCAGAATGACGTCATGCATGGGCGCTCCGTTTAAATCCtcaaattctattattatattattagagtattaaaacataaaaaatagaaattaatttgtagGTACAtgtactttatacatatagtctTGAGGTAAATTTTCACGAGCCGCTGGAACTGATTATCTCAATTCGAATTTAAATAACTCAATCgagatacattttataaaggaaaattttCACGAACCGCTGAAACCGATTCTTTGAGCGACAAAAAAAGATCACGTAACCagaaatgacaaattgatatctttttttttagtcacGTGATCCTTTTTGTTGCTCAAACAATCGGTTTCAGCGGTTCGTGaaaattttcctttataaaatgtatctcGATTGAGTTATTTAAATTCGAATTGAGATATTGTAGAAGTTAGAGTGTGTGCttggaaattatttcttctatatttcttattttctattcttcatcttatttaattgaattatttagttaaaaaaaagattagcgcaattagaataattgaaaattaaatattaagagtaaaaattaatattgttaagacactcaataataatatttgcaaatgcattataaaatgttttaaatagattataaatatatatttaaatttatagatttacatTGGAATTTATTCcatcataaatatacataaaatttatccgTCGACGTCGGAAATCAACTGCGCATTTATTTACTTGTGTTTTCTTGTTGGAAAGCTCCCAAGTTGTCGAAGATGCTGATTGGCTGACGAATAGAGAGTTTCTAGAGGTTTCATCAAAATTCTCTATCCGATAGCCAATCGTTTGACAAACATGTATCGTCGGATTATTCTCAGCATTCTAGACAACTCTATGTAGGAAAAGTCTATGGTAATTCACTGTTGCCAAAAAGCCGATAAGCTCTCTTCTAACCGCTAAGGTCCGTGCCAGTATGCGTGTAGTTTAATTGCAGATTGAATAATTCAATGTTTTGCTAAACTCTCGACGTATCAAGGTATATTCTCGTCGTATTTGAGTAATTTCCCGTCATCTTACGCCTTCCTCATTGAGGAAGGCGATTCAacagagaagaagaaaaaaagaagagaagttGTGTTCGCCGCTGCCAGCTTTTTCTTCACAATGGACTCCATTCCGAGGACGCATAAAGGTTTACACCTACCTACTACACATTTTCTCTCATCACTTTCTTCTAATCATTAATACACATTCGTAAATAcaattgacaaatatataaatatgtatatgttatggCCAAGCCCGAAGCGCGGGTGTTGCTAATATATTGACTGGTCAATGTTGCGGAATAACAAAGTATACATTGGTCGAAGACCGAAATAGGTTTAGATTTCGGCTTTTGACTGATGTGTTTTTAATCAATCCTAGAAGTGACTAACGTGACGGGTGAGAAAGttgaaaactaaaaaaacaCATCAAACTTTTTAGTCAATCCTAGGTGTGGATGAATTCAGACTTTAactgtcaaaaaataaaactaagaTTCTAaactaatgtttttattattaatatatatacaacatggttttttaatttacttttgttattctttattcttatgtttaaaatttagctttagtaaaatattaaatacaacctcttaataaaaatcttagaAAGTAtctattaatgttaaatactGTATctatttaactaaattaagtacttctaaaataatataaaacaaacagctaataatataaaagagacatacttttcataaatatttaatttagacaGGTCAAAAACATGCGCTTGCAAAGCAGATATCAAAACTTAGACAGCCTCATTTTAATCACAGGATTGACTAGTCAAAGTTCGATGTGTATTTTTAGTTTCTAACTTTGACTTGTCACTTGTCACATTAGTCATTCCTAGGATTATGGCTGAATTAAAATGCTTGGTTGCTCTGTACATTGACCAGTCAATCCTATGAGCCTTACAGACTTTGgccataaaatatatatatgtataaaataataatagtttaacctttattatttatcaatgtactttattttatgcaaaatcattatatatagaatgtttcaGATTTATATGGAACTTCAAGGGATAATAGGTTTCACCGagagaatcaatttttattaagaatctTGTGTCCTCTGACATATTTTAAGAAGCTATGTGTTTCTGTTCGGACCGTCTGTAAAATGGTGACAATCATGTGACAACATTGCACATGACATCTGACAATACtaatcctttaatttttttttattttatttgaaagatgTGAATTGTTGTTGTCAGATATCAAGCACAACTGTTTATTTCACATGGTCCAAACAAGAATAAGTCCTTAAGGACATAAGAAGACATGGGAAAAAAATGCATTCTCTTGATAAAATCTATTTCCAGAAGTTTGTCCCTTAAGTTAAATATCTAGAATTCTGAAATGTATATAACTAATGTTTGTCAATCAAGATAATTAATGTTAGAattaatgtgttaaatttagaatatctcttttaatcagatatctcataaatatcaaatatcagtaataaatata
It encodes:
- the LOC140664487 gene encoding protein lin-54 homolog isoform X3, with protein sequence MSTNKGQNARALVEPLALDSRTLGDNDLSALSLSHNSEQYTSNDFDAFANIQAELECMNAEEVMTAADDRIVIERNVETETIVPDVEMTEISEQVQAEHIYTTANQSNQNIVFQTKPTLQRVPASAVQVKPNVQATQSQSIMIVSPASGQGTSQILKISHPPTASAEQLQSLAQTLITGKSADGSVVQLRSTQSAKSIATTSASGNITISNMQNLKITQPTLKRATQNVQQQGRNIYTKMILTGNQPQPGTHQVLITSSQSENQPSSGIKFLNNSSSSYGITSPTKTITLAQAQQMGILSTNKVQHILPSSSQKQGMILNKLLQSSTSQQSKVTIVPTTAKSIPTKILPAPITNIQAKSSNQQSTFISSKSTVQQSPQKVIIRQSSLKPGTVLGSGQVIRIPANQNIVTGSNQVHQIQMPGRQQVQYVRLVSTSTGTTNVVTVSKSKPATTLQTVGISQKVGSQQQIVKVVPLNTGNQSLRTVAPKATLTSGSQKLLIPAAAAAAAVGNQSKNAVAIPASALSQLASGQAVLSTNPSVGNIVVLPAQYIQQQQSTDDGKLKSQATPGLLGSSQSSTATLCVIDGKNSQRGTYNPVEPNGIRPRKPCNCTKSQCLKLYCDCFANGEFCHMCNCNNCSNNLGNEEERQRAIKSCLERNPNAFRPKIGKGRETGDDIRRHNKGCNCKRSGCLKNYCECYEAKIPCSGNCKCIGCRNIEDPILEKKSLKDLTETTEVRTTQLSLNKAQLQLSEMAFRPPAVSNTGTRQPFNFLTEKVVEITCQCLMAQADEAERNMIDDETSQRLIIEEFGRCLKEIIESAHKAEAT
- the LOC140664487 gene encoding protein lin-54 homolog isoform X4, producing MSTNKGQNARALVEPLALDSRTLGDNDLSALSLSHNSEQYTSNDFDAFANIQAELECMNAEEVMTAADDRIVIERNVETETIVPDVEMTEISEQVQAEHIYTTANQSNQNIVFQTKPTLQRVPASAVQVKPNVQATQSQSIMIVSPASGQGTSQILKISHPPTASAEQLQSLAQTLITGKSADGSVVQLRSTQSAKSIATTSASGNITISNMQNLKITQPTLKRATQNVQQQGRNIYTKMILTGNQPQPGTHQVLITSSQSENQPSSGIKFLNNSSSSYGITSPTKTITLAQAQQMGILSTNKVQHILPSSSQKQGMILNKLLQSSTSQQSKVTIVPTTAKSIPTKILPAPITNIQAKSSNQQSTFISSKSTVQQSPQKVIIRQSSLKPGTVLGSGQVIRIPANQNIVTGSNQVHQIQMPGRQQVQYVRLVSTSTGTTNVVTVSKSKPATTLQTVGISQKVGSQQQIVKVVPLNTGNQSLRTVAPKATLTSGSQKLLIPAAAAAAAVGNQSKNAVAIPASALSQLASGQAVLSTNPSVGNIVVLPAQYIQQQSTDDGKLKSQATPGLLGSSQSSTATLCVIDGKNSQRGTYNPVEPNGIRPRKPCNCTKSQCLKLYCDCFANGEFCHMCNCNNCSNNLGNEEERQRAIKSCLERNPNAFRPKIGKGRETGDDIRRHNKGCNCKRSGCLKNYCECYEAKIPCSGNCKCIGCRNIEDPILEKKSLKDLTETTEVRTTQLSLNKAQLQLSEMAFRPPAVSNTGTRQPFNFLTEKVVEITCQCLMAQADEAERNMIDDETSQRLIIEEFGRCLKEIIESAHKAEAT
- the LOC140664487 gene encoding protein lin-54 homolog isoform X1, translated to MSTNKGQNARALVEPLALDSRTLGDNDLSALSLSHNSEQYTSNDFDAFANIQAELECMNAEEVMTAADDRIVIERNVETETIVPDVEMTEISEQVQAEHIYTTANQSNQNIVFQTKPTLQRVPASAVQVKPNVQATQSQSIMIVSPASGQGTSQILKISHPPTASAEQLQSLAQTLITGKSADGSVVQLRSTQSAKSIATTSASGNITISNMQNLKITQPTLKRATQNVQQQGRNIYTKMILTGNQPQPGTHQVLITSSQSENQPSSGIKFLNNSSSSYGITSPTKTITLAQAQQMGILSTNKVQHILPSSSQKQGMILNKLLQSSTSQQSKVTIVPTTAKSIPTKILPAPITNIQAKSSNQQSTFISSKSTVQQSPQKVIIRQSSLKPGTVLGSGQVIRIPANQNIVTGSNQVHQIQMPGRQQVQYVRLVSTSTGTTNVVTVSKSKPATTLQTVGISQKVGSQQQIVKVVPLNTGNQSLRTVAPKATLTSGSQKLLIPAAAAAAAVGNQSKNAVAIPASALSQLASGQAVLSTNPSVGNIVVLPAQYIQQQVQTQSTDDGKLKSQATPGLLGSSQSSTATLCVIDGKNSQRGTYNPVEPNGIRPRKPCNCTKSQCLKLYCDCFANGEFCHMCNCNNCSNNLGNEEERQRAIKSCLERNPNAFRPKIGKGRETGDDIRRHNKGCNCKRSGCLKNYCECYEAKIPCSGNCKCIGCRNIEDPILEKKSLKDLTETTEVRTTQLSLNKAQLQLSEMAFRPPAVSNTGTRQPFNFLTEKVVEITCQCLMAQADEAERNMIDDETSQRLIIEEFGRCLKEIIESAHKAEAT
- the LOC140664487 gene encoding protein lin-54 homolog isoform X2; amino-acid sequence: MSTNKGQNARALVEPLALDSRTLGDNDLSALSLSHNSEQYTSNDFDAFANIQAELECMNAEEVMTAADDRIVIERNVETETIVPDVEMTEISEQVQAEHIYTTANQSNQNIVFQTKPTLQRVPASAVQVKPNVQATQSQSIMIVSPASGQGTSQILKISHPPTASAEQLQSLAQTLITGKSADGSVVQLRSTQSAKSIATTSASGNITISNMQNLKITQPTLKRATQNVQQQGRNIYTKMILTGNQPQPGTHQVLITSSQSENQPSSGIKFLNNSSSSYGITSPTKTITLAQAQQMGILSTNKVQHILPSSSQKQGMILNKLLQSSTSQQSKVTIVPTTAKSIPTKILPAPITNIQAKSSNQQSTFISSKSTVQQSPQKVIIRQSSLKPGTVLGSGQVIRIPANQNIVTGSNQVHQIQMPGRQQVQYVRLVSTSTGTTNVVTVSKSKPATTLQTVGISQKVGSQQQIVKVVPLNTGNQSLRTVAPKATLTSGSQKLLIPAAAAAAAVGNQSKNAVAIPASALSQLASGQAVLSTNPSVGNIVVLPAQYIQQQVQTSTDDGKLKSQATPGLLGSSQSSTATLCVIDGKNSQRGTYNPVEPNGIRPRKPCNCTKSQCLKLYCDCFANGEFCHMCNCNNCSNNLGNEEERQRAIKSCLERNPNAFRPKIGKGRETGDDIRRHNKGCNCKRSGCLKNYCECYEAKIPCSGNCKCIGCRNIEDPILEKKSLKDLTETTEVRTTQLSLNKAQLQLSEMAFRPPAVSNTGTRQPFNFLTEKVVEITCQCLMAQADEAERNMIDDETSQRLIIEEFGRCLKEIIESAHKAEAT